In Cryptomeria japonica chromosome 10, Sugi_1.0, whole genome shotgun sequence, a genomic segment contains:
- the LOC131030911 gene encoding UDP-glycosyltransferase 72B1 — protein sequence MEKPHIAIFPLSAGMGHLLPLAEFVKRLCEFHGFSITLIISKWMWTSQQPPLLQRLTSSALDIRITEIPHITVDEDEPDMKIETKVSKFVLKAKPHIEEVLLQSSHSSSPISAFITDFFCTDLLDVTTKLKMPSYLFVPSSASFVCFMLHLPKLVSEINVSFKDADFEVEIPGHPLIPARDLLTPVQDRSTSAFKWMVHHASRFKEASGILINTFAELEEEAMKTLSTPATPSIYPIGPLMCTETDAPDESSCLKWLDEQPPSSVLFVAFGSGAIFSREQIIDLAIGLEASSHRFLWVLRGYKSGDSSSLETDISQLLPEGFQSRTMDRGLVVLNWAPQVRILSHPSTGGFLSHCGWNSTLESVSHGVPMIGWPLFAEQRMNKVILVKQIQVAIDLKMESTGFVRREEVERAVRELMEGEEGSKARKKMKELKDKAKLAMMEGGSTMKATADAATDLSQRPSLNP from the coding sequence ATGGAGAAGCCGCATATCGCCATTTTCCCCCTCAGTGCAGGGATGGGGCATCTGCTTCCATTAGCTGAGTTTGTAAAGCGTCTCTGTGAGTTTCATGGCTTCTCCATCACCCTCATCATCAGCAAGTGGATGTGGACATCTCAGCAACCCCCTCTTCTGCAACGATTGACCTCCTCTGCTCTCGACATACGCATTACAGAGATTCCTCACATCACTGTGGATGAAGATGAGCcagacatgaaaattgaaacaaaAGTTTCGAAGTTCGTGCTGAAAGCAAAGCCACACATTGAAGAAGTTCTTCTTCAATCGTCGCATTCATCTTCGCCCATCTCTGCTTTTATTACAGACTTCTTCTGTACGGACCTGCTCGACGTTACCACCAAGCTGAAGATGCCATCTTATTTATTCGTTCCGTCCTCTGCTTCTTTTGTTTGCTTCATGTTACATCTTCCAAAGCTCGTTTCGGAGATTAATGTTTCATTTAAAGACGCCGATTTTGAAGTGGAGATACCAGGGCACCCGCTGATTCCTGCCAGAGATCTGCTCACTCCTGTTCAGGACAGATCGACTTCTGCGTTTAAATGGATGGTCCACCATGCCTCCCGCTTCAAGGAAGCATCAGGGATTCTCATTAACACCTTTGCTGAACTGGAGGAAGAAGCCATGAAAACCCTAAGCACCCCTGCAACACCCTCCATCTATCCAATAGGCCCCTTGATGTGTACAGAGACCGATGCTCCCGACGAGTCTAGCTGCCTCAAATGGTTAGATGAGCAGCCTCCATCGTCCGTTCTGTTTGTGGCATTTGGAAGCGGAGCCATTTTTTCGAGGGAACAAATTATAGATCTGGCGATTGGACTCGAAGCCAGCAGCCACCGGTTCCTGTGGGTACTCCGCGGGTACAAATCTGGGGATTCTTCTTCTCTGGAAACGGACATTTCTCAGCTTTTACCGGAGGGTTTTCAGAGTCGAACCATGGACCGTGGACTTGTGGTTCTAAATTGGGCTCCCCAAGTACGGATCCTTTCTCACCCGTCTACCGGAGGCTTCCTTTCTCATTGTGGCTGGAATTCTACGCTGGAGAGCGTGTCGCATGGAGTTCCCATGATCGGATGGCCCCTGTTTGCCGAACAGAGGATGAACAAGGTCATACTGGTGAAGCAGATCCAAGTAGCAATAGATTTGAAGATGGAAAGCACCGGTTTTGTGAGGAGAGAAGAAGTGGAAAGAGCAGTGAGGGAATTGATGGAAGGAGAGGAGGGAAGCAAGGCGAGGAAGAAAATGAAAGAGTTGAAGGACAAGGCCAAGCTTGCTATGATGGAAGGAGGGAGCACAATGAAGGCCACTGCCGATGCAGCAACAGATTTATCACAGAGACCAAGCTTGAATCCCTAG